Proteins encoded in a region of the Caballeronia sp. M1242 genome:
- a CDS encoding CpsD/CapB family tyrosine-protein kinase produces MYSKIVSFLFYMFFTCVIFNPQVNGATIYFYLFIPFLDPKFVRFLTATVRHWSVPLVLAVAVSLLGSPSVAARVVSIAICIGYLMYTMGRRISYLHHWMGINIVFAMLQFVLYYVDKGLAWQLGPTQLAQTIWGPYATRTYTNFFEIFYFARVSGFSREAGFFSSLLVASLIAYLLTEKVNKKVVALYCVGLFISFSKSSMVLFIFLALYPMRHKLRLIHPLVVLTAFIGVVGLISVYLGNHAFFGSTTFAHRLGGYPFMVEARLEDLLAGVNAEDVRSHYMYMPSMRLVQTEIAAGIPFAGLPASVADMGLFSALLLFGVVAFTASDGFVMLLLLLVTSTVSITTVTSFVPIAYLVLYWPRFAAYRAKRTWFMQERFALTPIERFGFGRARRMRLAGAPWRRKLLVVTGPAPRSGKTFVAANLAGVNARAGKRVLLIDGDLRRGRMAFLFGLSGSAGLAQVLDGMVNVDRVIRSVGGTGVDVIPAGGLPADPVELLSNGRLPRLIQQLAPHYDLIIVDTPPMLSVDDASVIAALGGSAVLVAQPGRRSEDELEEAVRQLDEVGAHVVGVVFNGDMPRPNERRTRAYAGGYGARRRRPSVSY; encoded by the coding sequence ATGTATTCAAAGATCGTCTCCTTTCTCTTTTACATGTTCTTCACCTGCGTGATCTTCAATCCGCAGGTCAACGGCGCGACGATCTATTTCTATCTCTTCATTCCGTTTCTCGACCCCAAGTTCGTGCGGTTCCTCACGGCCACGGTTCGGCACTGGAGCGTTCCACTGGTCCTGGCCGTCGCGGTGAGTCTTCTCGGTTCGCCGAGCGTCGCCGCGCGCGTGGTGTCCATTGCCATCTGCATCGGCTATCTGATGTACACCATGGGCCGGCGCATCAGCTATCTGCATCACTGGATGGGCATCAACATCGTCTTCGCGATGCTGCAGTTCGTGCTCTATTACGTCGACAAGGGCCTCGCCTGGCAACTCGGCCCGACGCAACTCGCGCAGACGATCTGGGGCCCTTACGCGACGCGCACTTACACGAACTTCTTCGAGATCTTCTACTTCGCGCGCGTGTCGGGCTTCTCGCGCGAAGCCGGGTTCTTCTCGTCGTTGCTCGTCGCATCGCTCATTGCGTATCTGCTGACCGAGAAGGTCAACAAGAAGGTGGTCGCGCTCTATTGCGTCGGCCTTTTCATCTCCTTCTCGAAGTCTTCGATGGTGCTCTTCATCTTCCTCGCGCTGTATCCGATGCGTCACAAGCTGCGGTTGATCCATCCGCTCGTCGTTCTGACGGCGTTCATCGGCGTCGTCGGACTCATTTCGGTGTATCTCGGCAATCACGCCTTCTTCGGATCGACCACCTTCGCGCACCGTCTCGGCGGCTACCCCTTCATGGTCGAAGCGAGACTGGAGGACCTGCTCGCGGGCGTCAACGCGGAGGATGTCCGCTCCCACTACATGTACATGCCGTCCATGCGCCTCGTGCAGACGGAGATCGCCGCCGGCATCCCGTTTGCCGGCCTGCCCGCGAGCGTCGCGGACATGGGGCTTTTCAGCGCATTGCTGCTGTTCGGCGTAGTCGCGTTCACCGCGAGCGACGGCTTCGTCATGTTGCTGCTGCTTCTCGTCACCTCGACGGTCAGCATCACGACCGTGACCTCGTTCGTGCCGATCGCCTATCTGGTCCTCTACTGGCCGAGGTTCGCCGCGTACCGGGCCAAGCGAACATGGTTCATGCAGGAGCGCTTCGCGCTGACGCCGATCGAACGCTTCGGATTCGGCCGCGCGAGGCGGATGCGGCTCGCGGGCGCGCCGTGGCGCCGCAAGCTGCTCGTCGTGACCGGGCCCGCGCCGCGCTCGGGCAAGACCTTCGTGGCCGCGAATCTCGCAGGCGTGAATGCCCGCGCCGGCAAGCGCGTGCTGCTCATCGACGGCGATCTGCGGCGCGGCCGGATGGCGTTCCTGTTCGGGCTTTCGGGTAGCGCGGGGCTCGCGCAGGTGCTCGACGGTATGGTGAACGTCGATCGCGTGATTCGCTCGGTCGGGGGCACGGGCGTGGATGTGATTCCTGCAGGCGGCCTGCCTGCGGATCCGGTCGAACTGCTCTCGAACGGCCGCCTGCCGCGCCTCATTCAGCAACTCGCACCGCATTACGACCTGATCATCGTGGACACCCCGCCGATGTTGTCAGTCGACGATGCGAGCGTCATCGCCGCGCTCGGTGGCTCCGCGGTGCTCGTCGCGCAGCCGGGGCGGCGCAGCGAGGACGAACTGGAAGAGGCGGTCCGGCAGCTCGATGAAGTCGGCGCGCATGTCGTAGGCGTGGTGTTCAACGGCGACATGCCGCGCCCGAACGAAAGACGCACGCGCGCGTACGCCGGCGGCTATGGCGCGCGGCGCCGGCGTCCGTCGGTTTCGTATTGA
- a CDS encoding acyltransferase — protein sequence MSHVDAIRAVAVLFVMWTHYAEKFSDLAGSEQWLNAIQHYGNFGRIGVVVFFALSGLLIPKSLHGPIGPGTRQFLIRRFFRLYPAFWASIPLGFLAYWMLFGKQLEPAGWLANATMVPRPLGYPEVMGHYWTLETELVFYVLCLALFWQGRIHRMRDLCVVCVSLGAAFVITSALKIVPPTALGQYKGMLYHLSIMFWGACFRHFYDNPGARVVFQFPGARGLRADWSYRTAFLAVTSVVAGISVLTFAVAIKQHDSEHVINSVSYLVGMGIFALLATVAKIHWRSFAWLGERSYSLYLLHGVPLYVLYWGCQRAGWTGGPLALYMVVAGVLGIALSSVAFRIVEAPCIRLGHALTSTRRAPARSALGDTAAKENARRSP from the coding sequence ATGTCGCACGTCGATGCGATCCGCGCCGTCGCCGTGCTGTTCGTGATGTGGACGCACTACGCGGAAAAATTCTCCGATCTCGCGGGCTCCGAGCAATGGCTCAACGCGATCCAGCACTACGGCAACTTCGGGCGGATCGGCGTGGTCGTCTTCTTCGCGCTGAGCGGACTCTTGATCCCGAAAAGCCTGCACGGTCCCATCGGACCCGGCACGCGGCAGTTTCTCATCAGGCGATTCTTCCGCCTTTATCCCGCGTTCTGGGCGTCGATCCCGCTCGGCTTTCTCGCGTACTGGATGCTCTTCGGGAAGCAACTGGAGCCTGCGGGCTGGCTCGCGAACGCCACCATGGTGCCGCGCCCGCTCGGCTATCCCGAAGTGATGGGCCACTACTGGACGCTCGAAACGGAGCTCGTATTTTACGTGCTGTGCCTCGCGCTCTTTTGGCAAGGGCGGATTCACCGCATGCGCGACCTCTGCGTGGTTTGCGTCTCGCTGGGCGCGGCGTTCGTTATCACATCGGCGCTGAAGATCGTGCCGCCCACTGCGCTCGGCCAGTACAAGGGCATGCTGTATCACCTGTCGATCATGTTCTGGGGCGCCTGTTTCCGGCACTTCTACGACAACCCCGGCGCGCGCGTGGTGTTCCAATTTCCGGGCGCGCGCGGCCTGCGAGCCGACTGGTCCTATAGAACCGCGTTCCTTGCCGTGACAAGCGTCGTCGCGGGCATTTCGGTGCTGACGTTCGCCGTCGCCATCAAGCAGCACGACAGCGAGCACGTCATCAACTCGGTGAGCTATCTCGTCGGCATGGGCATCTTCGCGCTGCTCGCCACCGTCGCGAAGATTCACTGGCGGTCGTTCGCATGGCTCGGTGAACGGAGCTATTCGCTGTATCTGCTGCACGGCGTCCCGCTCTATGTGCTGTACTGGGGATGCCAGCGCGCCGGTTGGACCGGCGGCCCGTTGGCTCTCTACATGGTCGTGGCCGGCGTCCTGGGAATCGCGTTGTCTTCCGTGGCGTTTCGCATCGTCGAAGCGCCGTGCATCCGGCTCGGTCACGCGTTGACGTCCACGCGGCGAGCGCCCGCGCGATCTGCGCTCGGCGATACGGCGGCCAAGGAGAACGCGCGCCGTTCGCCTTGA
- a CDS encoding glycosyl hydrolase — MTNTDSVANAEKGVAKSASASGTVIPPAASVTDSSGAVWTLVNGHATRNGTSVATGSPVAFVNILYYNGVIYGKNSAGNWFKSGTSPWQNLGTADPRGTVAAAATTSKSLFYGINGHMAYGSGIYHTMSPAAQLAILKDLGVTNYRADVASAGMATVLATALNGAFKNSGVNILPVLNPSSCGWNGSLSESAAYTLGYNLATGVTQQLKGLVKYIECGNELEVSLKISGDGHDTSNWSPTMWPAYRGVIRGMVDGVRAIDSSIKVGVGTGVALSYRALQMLWNGISPNGTSAGVGGAASVRWDFTCYHWYESSGDVLCGWQNSQCYDVLQALKDSFGVPIWLTEWGWFGQVDTAAQQTAYVTKALTEYKSIKDKYNIQSVMMYAVIDDSYGLIKNDGVTKTPAYAAFKNFVQANPV; from the coding sequence TTGACCAACACCGACAGCGTGGCGAACGCCGAAAAGGGCGTGGCGAAGAGCGCCTCCGCGAGCGGCACCGTCATTCCGCCGGCGGCATCCGTGACCGATAGCTCGGGCGCCGTCTGGACGCTCGTGAACGGCCACGCGACGCGCAACGGCACCTCGGTCGCGACCGGCTCGCCCGTCGCGTTCGTCAACATCCTCTATTACAACGGCGTCATCTACGGCAAGAACTCCGCCGGCAACTGGTTCAAGAGCGGCACGTCGCCGTGGCAGAACCTCGGCACCGCCGACCCGCGCGGCACCGTGGCGGCGGCGGCCACCACCAGCAAATCGCTGTTCTACGGCATCAACGGCCACATGGCCTACGGCAGCGGCATCTACCACACGATGTCGCCCGCCGCGCAGCTCGCGATTCTCAAGGACCTCGGCGTCACGAATTACCGCGCCGACGTGGCATCGGCCGGCATGGCGACCGTCCTCGCGACCGCGCTCAACGGCGCGTTCAAGAACAGCGGCGTGAACATTCTTCCCGTGCTGAACCCGTCGTCGTGCGGCTGGAACGGCTCGCTCAGCGAATCGGCGGCGTACACGCTCGGCTACAACCTCGCCACCGGCGTCACGCAGCAGCTCAAGGGCCTCGTGAAGTACATCGAGTGCGGCAACGAACTCGAAGTGTCGCTGAAGATCAGCGGCGACGGACATGACACGAGCAACTGGAGCCCGACGATGTGGCCCGCGTACCGCGGCGTGATCCGCGGCATGGTCGACGGCGTGCGCGCGATCGACTCTTCGATCAAGGTCGGCGTCGGCACCGGCGTCGCGCTGTCGTACCGCGCGCTGCAGATGCTGTGGAACGGCATCTCGCCGAACGGCACGTCGGCGGGCGTGGGCGGCGCGGCTTCGGTGCGCTGGGACTTCACGTGCTACCACTGGTACGAAAGCTCGGGCGACGTGCTGTGCGGCTGGCAGAACAGCCAGTGCTACGACGTGCTGCAGGCGCTGAAGGATTCCTTCGGCGTGCCGATCTGGCTGACGGAATGGGGCTGGTTCGGCCAGGTCGACACGGCGGCGCAGCAAACCGCCTACGTCACCAAGGCGCTCACCGAGTACAAGTCCATCAAGGACAAGTACAACATTCAGTCGGTGATGATGTACGCGGTGATCGACGACTCGTACGGCCTCATCAAGAACGACGGCGTCACGAAGACCCCGGCCTACGCGGCCTTCAAGAACTTCGTCCAGGCGAATCCGGTTTAA
- a CDS encoding beta-glucosidase: MLAFSTKHDVPRRTWHVDPTVRIVSMLAALSTGLAAADACFAASGLQLASAPSSLISDGAGAKRITLKMDAGSASDGDQVVATLYRYDDNAELSRTPLDTYRVSPSQGKGGAQVAVNVSLPGAGLYTLDAKVVSKDGGESDSLKVSLAALAAGNGNFREAGVATHFGQRKGDPPTVMSLIKRAGFTWIRDELYWTDVEPTPGKFQFPRKDSDYGGYVAQASKIGLKPLIVLDYGNGRAYPGLFKGPKGFPQTQQERDLFVRYAQKVVGFYGKYVKTWEVWNEPAFPSIGYDTYIALLKPVYTAIKKESPDASVVSCGGGGAGGGPGGDCIVQIVKANALDYQDGFSIHPYMSPYDPDRGYEAKGSPLPRVNVSTVWPHLQRMTQSHPRPGVGRLKVYITEIGWPSSPTEAGLSERKQAAAAARTFLLSRRFGTVETVIWYDFVDDGVDAAEKEANFGLVRLDLTPKPAYVAAATLFRTIGARAFNRSFVDDDKTKIYQYGSDDRVIVGWKSDSNADPSPTPAPIPPGTYKQLDWQGATSTVEVKEGFEWKLGALPKYLIPATR, from the coding sequence ATGTTGGCATTCAGCACGAAGCACGACGTGCCGCGCCGCACGTGGCATGTCGATCCGACGGTGCGCATCGTCTCGATGCTCGCCGCGCTGTCCACCGGACTCGCCGCCGCGGACGCATGCTTCGCCGCGAGCGGGCTGCAACTCGCCAGCGCGCCGAGTTCGCTCATCAGCGACGGTGCTGGCGCGAAGCGCATCACGCTGAAGATGGATGCTGGCAGTGCGTCGGACGGCGATCAGGTCGTCGCGACGCTGTATCGCTACGACGATAACGCCGAGCTCTCGCGCACGCCGCTCGACACGTACCGCGTGTCGCCGTCGCAGGGAAAGGGCGGCGCGCAGGTGGCCGTCAATGTCTCGTTGCCGGGCGCTGGGCTCTATACGCTCGACGCGAAGGTCGTATCGAAGGACGGCGGCGAAAGCGATTCGCTCAAGGTCAGTCTTGCCGCGCTCGCGGCGGGCAACGGCAATTTCAGGGAAGCCGGCGTCGCGACACATTTCGGACAACGAAAGGGTGATCCGCCGACGGTGATGTCGCTCATCAAGCGCGCAGGCTTCACATGGATTCGCGACGAACTGTACTGGACCGACGTCGAACCGACGCCCGGCAAGTTCCAGTTCCCGCGCAAGGACAGCGACTATGGCGGATATGTCGCGCAAGCCTCGAAGATTGGGTTGAAGCCGTTGATCGTGCTCGACTACGGGAACGGCCGCGCCTACCCGGGCCTGTTCAAGGGACCGAAGGGGTTTCCGCAGACGCAGCAGGAACGCGACCTCTTCGTGCGTTACGCGCAGAAGGTGGTCGGGTTCTACGGCAAGTACGTGAAGACGTGGGAAGTCTGGAACGAGCCGGCTTTCCCGAGCATCGGCTATGACACTTACATTGCGCTGCTCAAGCCCGTCTACACGGCAATCAAGAAAGAAAGTCCCGACGCGAGCGTGGTGTCGTGCGGCGGCGGCGGAGCGGGCGGCGGTCCCGGCGGCGATTGCATCGTGCAGATCGTGAAGGCGAACGCGCTCGACTATCAGGACGGCTTCAGCATTCATCCGTACATGTCGCCGTACGACCCGGACCGCGGTTACGAGGCGAAGGGATCGCCGCTGCCGCGCGTGAACGTCTCGACCGTATGGCCGCATTTGCAGCGCATGACGCAGTCGCACCCGCGCCCCGGCGTCGGACGGCTGAAGGTGTACATCACGGAAATCGGCTGGCCGTCGAGTCCCACGGAAGCCGGTCTCTCGGAGCGCAAGCAGGCGGCGGCGGCAGCGCGCACCTTCCTGCTCTCGCGCCGCTTCGGCACCGTGGAAACGGTGATCTGGTACGACTTCGTCGACGACGGCGTGGACGCGGCGGAGAAGGAAGCGAACTTCGGCCTCGTGCGGCTCGACCTCACGCCCAAGCCCGCGTATGTCGCCGCGGCCACGTTGTTCAGGACCATCGGCGCACGCGCGTTCAACCGGTCGTTCGTCGACGACGACAAGACCAAGATCTATCAATACGGTAGCGATGACCGCGTGATCGTGGGCTGGAAGAGCGATTCGAACGCCGATCCGTCGCCCACGCCCGCGCCGATTCCGCCGGGAACGTACAAGCAACTCGACTGGCAGGGCGCGACCTCGACCGTCGAAGTCAAGGAAGGCTTCGAGTGGAAACTGGGCGCGCTGCCCAAGTACCTGATTCCGGCAACGCGATGA
- a CDS encoding polysaccharide biosynthesis tyrosine autokinase: MNTPVLGIDPVPARTRDDSFSASDFWKLMVDNVWLVLGIIVLVTGLATLYAFIATPVYSSDALIKVDFPNPNALGVNTQGQQQAGPATLPTDAEMQIMQSRAVLLPVIKKYHQNLSITPRQVPLLGRISSMFATPGQPMAPVLGLKSFAWGGEDADISTLEVPPRLENKAFILRALPQGAYELTDSDGNSILHGTVGHLTNADGISIMVDKLVARPGTEFKVVRFSEYQAVSRFQKSLKVMESTKDSGVVQVVYENDDPKLAQQITDAIAQTYIAAHIDQHRVEASVTRDFIIGELPRLERELQRAESELSNYRKSSNSMQPGTEATSYLQGSIDIERQIAALTMQRTQMASRFAPTTREVRTIDEQLATLNAQKQAFDKRFGQLPGSERKLMDLTRDSKVAEDIYVAMRKKASELAVTRAGTIGNVHLIDSAIYPTEPSKPKRMLVMAGGAAGGVILSILFVFFRDQLSRAVKTPHSVESRLSLPVFGAVSFSPMQARLDRTARPSLLPGKSRLPSVINDVSRRVLSDDPNAGSVEGSHALSALGNRDMAVEALRAVHASLMLDIAPAPNNILAVVGATPGTGKTFVASNLAVLHAQTGKNVLLIDGDMRRGRIASIFGQNGGNGFAEVLAGKIQVDQAIRESDVPGLSLMTAGRFPANPSKMLSTPRLPLILDYMQQQFDLVIIDTPAVLAVSDANLIAANAGSSVIVVRPSAQSEDELQEAIKRLDLTGARIAGVIFNAVPKRRSEKRTYAYASAYTSNLATEEE; the protein is encoded by the coding sequence ATGAACACACCAGTTCTTGGGATCGATCCAGTCCCCGCGCGCACGCGAGACGACAGCTTTTCAGCGAGTGACTTTTGGAAGCTGATGGTCGATAACGTGTGGCTCGTGCTCGGGATCATCGTCCTGGTGACAGGCCTGGCGACGCTGTACGCGTTCATCGCCACACCGGTCTATTCGTCGGACGCACTCATCAAAGTGGATTTCCCGAATCCCAATGCGCTCGGCGTGAACACACAAGGGCAACAGCAGGCGGGTCCGGCCACGTTGCCGACGGATGCCGAAATGCAGATCATGCAAAGCCGCGCCGTCCTTTTGCCAGTGATCAAGAAGTACCATCAGAATCTCTCTATCACGCCGAGACAGGTGCCGCTCCTCGGGCGCATTTCGAGCATGTTCGCCACGCCGGGGCAACCCATGGCGCCGGTTCTCGGTCTGAAGTCGTTCGCGTGGGGCGGAGAAGATGCGGACATCAGCACGCTGGAGGTACCGCCGCGTCTGGAAAACAAGGCATTCATCCTGCGCGCGCTGCCGCAGGGCGCTTACGAGTTGACGGACTCCGACGGCAACTCGATCCTGCATGGCACCGTCGGTCATCTGACGAATGCCGACGGAATCTCGATCATGGTGGACAAGCTGGTCGCGCGTCCCGGCACCGAGTTCAAGGTCGTGCGTTTCAGCGAGTATCAGGCCGTCTCGCGCTTCCAGAAAAGCCTGAAGGTGATGGAGTCGACCAAGGACTCGGGCGTCGTCCAGGTCGTCTACGAGAACGATGACCCTAAGCTCGCGCAGCAAATCACCGATGCGATCGCGCAGACCTATATCGCCGCGCACATCGACCAGCATCGCGTAGAAGCGAGTGTCACGCGCGACTTCATCATCGGCGAGCTGCCGCGTCTCGAGCGTGAACTGCAACGCGCCGAGAGTGAATTGAGCAATTACCGCAAGTCGTCGAACTCCATGCAGCCGGGCACCGAAGCGACGTCGTATCTGCAAGGCAGCATCGACATCGAACGGCAGATTGCGGCGCTCACCATGCAGCGCACGCAGATGGCGAGCCGCTTCGCGCCGACGACGCGCGAAGTCCGCACCATCGACGAACAGCTCGCCACGCTCAACGCGCAAAAGCAGGCCTTCGACAAACGCTTCGGGCAACTGCCCGGCTCCGAGCGCAAGCTCATGGACCTGACGCGCGATTCAAAGGTGGCCGAGGACATCTATGTCGCCATGCGCAAAAAAGCAAGCGAACTGGCCGTCACGCGCGCGGGCACCATCGGCAATGTGCATCTGATCGACTCGGCCATTTATCCGACCGAACCGTCCAAGCCCAAGCGCATGCTGGTCATGGCGGGCGGCGCCGCAGGTGGCGTGATCCTGAGCATTCTCTTCGTGTTCTTCCGCGATCAGCTTTCGCGCGCGGTGAAGACGCCGCACTCGGTCGAGAGCCGTCTCAGCCTGCCGGTGTTCGGCGCAGTGAGCTTCAGCCCGATGCAGGCGCGGCTCGACCGCACGGCCAGGCCTTCGCTTCTGCCCGGCAAGAGTCGTCTGCCCTCGGTCATCAACGATGTGTCGCGCCGCGTACTGAGCGACGATCCGAACGCGGGGTCGGTCGAAGGCAGCCACGCGCTGTCGGCGCTCGGCAATCGCGACATGGCCGTGGAAGCGTTGCGCGCGGTGCATGCGTCGCTGATGCTGGATATCGCGCCCGCCCCGAACAATATTCTCGCGGTCGTCGGCGCGACGCCCGGAACCGGCAAGACGTTCGTCGCTTCGAACCTCGCCGTGCTGCACGCGCAAACCGGCAAGAACGTGTTGCTGATCGACGGCGACATGCGACGCGGACGCATTGCATCGATCTTCGGTCAGAACGGCGGCAACGGCTTCGCAGAAGTGCTCGCCGGCAAGATTCAGGTCGATCAGGCCATTCGCGAGAGCGACGTGCCGGGGCTTTCGCTCATGACGGCCGGCCGCTTCCCGGCCAATCCGTCGAAGATGCTTTCGACGCCGCGCCTGCCGTTGATCCTCGACTACATGCAGCAGCAGTTCGATCTCGTCATCATCGATACCCCCGCAGTGCTCGCGGTCAGCGACGCGAACCTGATCGCCGCGAACGCCGGCTCCTCGGTGATCGTGGTGCGGCCGAGCGCGCAAAGCGAGGACGAACTTCAGGAAGCCATCAAGCGGCTCGACCTGACTGGCGCGCGCATCGCGGGCGTGATCTTCAACGCGGTGCCGAAGCGCCGCAGCGAGAAGCGCACGTATGCCTACGCGAGCGCGTACACGTCGAATCTCGCCACGGAAGAGGAATAG
- a CDS encoding glycosyltransferase family 1 protein — MGFAINGKFASQRITGVQRVAYELTRAMQSHTKSPTELPVLIPSNATDLGLAARPTQIGRRLKGNLWEQIALPLESRRDTLISLCNTGPLFKRRHMLMIHDMAVYDVPHGFSKEFVMWYRLRFSLLRRQASTILTVSGFSRNRICHHLGVDESRVMVVRPGADHMDRVTPEPSILERLSLVKDRYCVLVGSLDPRKNLRRVLEATRLLKDLDGFKFVIAGGANARVFASSDSAPTLDSDSVIWAGFVTDGELKALYGSAACLVFASLYEGYGLPPLEAMYCGCPVIVSSEASLPEVCGDAAMYCDASSVEDIAAKIRIMATQEDVRAMHRRAGLEHARKFKWDGAATRLLEILQTTH, encoded by the coding sequence ATGGGCTTCGCAATCAATGGTAAGTTCGCCTCACAACGCATTACCGGCGTGCAGCGCGTGGCGTATGAACTGACGCGCGCCATGCAGTCGCACACGAAGTCTCCGACGGAACTGCCCGTGCTGATTCCGTCCAATGCGACGGATCTCGGTCTCGCAGCGCGCCCGACTCAGATCGGCCGACGGCTCAAAGGCAACCTCTGGGAGCAGATCGCTTTGCCGCTGGAGTCGCGCCGCGATACGCTCATCAGCCTCTGCAACACAGGACCACTGTTTAAGCGGCGGCATATGTTGATGATTCACGACATGGCCGTCTACGACGTACCGCACGGGTTCTCGAAGGAATTCGTCATGTGGTACCGCTTGCGCTTCTCGCTGCTGCGCAGACAGGCCAGCACCATCCTGACAGTCTCGGGATTCTCGCGAAACCGCATCTGTCATCACCTGGGTGTCGACGAATCCCGCGTCATGGTGGTACGTCCCGGCGCTGATCACATGGACCGCGTCACGCCCGAGCCTTCGATTCTCGAGAGACTTTCGCTCGTGAAAGACAGGTATTGCGTTCTCGTTGGCAGCCTCGATCCGCGCAAGAATCTGCGGCGCGTGCTCGAAGCGACGCGGCTGCTGAAAGATCTCGACGGCTTCAAGTTCGTCATAGCGGGCGGCGCGAACGCCCGGGTATTCGCATCGAGCGACTCCGCGCCAACGCTCGATTCGGATAGCGTGATATGGGCGGGATTCGTAACCGACGGCGAACTGAAAGCCCTCTACGGCAGCGCGGCATGCCTCGTATTCGCTTCTTTGTACGAAGGATACGGACTGCCGCCATTGGAAGCGATGTACTGTGGATGCCCCGTGATCGTTTCGTCTGAAGCATCGCTGCCCGAAGTGTGCGGAGATGCCGCCATGTATTGCGATGCGAGTTCGGTCGAAGACATCGCCGCCAAGATTCGCATCATGGCAACGCAAGAAGACGTCCGCGCGATGCATAGGCGCGCAGGACTGGAACACGCGCGCAAGTTCAAGTGGGACGGCGCGGCCACGAGGCTGCTGGAGATACTTCAGACTACGCACTGA
- a CDS encoding glycosyltransferase family 4 protein has product MRVAIVHDWLVVSGGAEKVLHQIIECFPEADIFTLVDFLEDRTCINKRPVRTSFIQQLPLARKHYRSYLPLMPIAIEQFDLSGYDLVISSSYAVAKGVLTGPDQLHISYMHSPIRYAWDLQHQYLNEAGLSKGVKSVFARALLHYIRGWDARSTNGVDYLIANSHFIARRIRKAYRRDATVIYPPVDIAALPVRVQKDDFYLTASRMVPYKRIDLIVKAFSMTPERRLIVIGDGPDMRKVRAAAGPNVSILGYQSFEVLRDHLQRARAFVYAAEEDFGISIIEAQACGTPVITYGRGGALETVIGIPSERATGVFFKEQTPESLNEAVTRFERNRHAFDPQVCRDNAERFSREKFKAALRAFIEVQLARSPSETMLDRRAASRDIAVETGVTEAVASSK; this is encoded by the coding sequence GTGAGAGTTGCTATCGTCCACGACTGGCTCGTGGTGTCGGGCGGAGCGGAGAAGGTGCTCCATCAGATCATCGAATGCTTTCCCGAAGCGGACATCTTCACGCTGGTCGACTTCCTGGAGGACCGAACGTGCATCAATAAACGTCCGGTTCGAACCTCTTTCATTCAGCAATTGCCGCTTGCCAGAAAGCACTACCGCAGCTACCTGCCGCTGATGCCCATCGCCATCGAGCAGTTCGACCTTTCCGGCTATGATCTCGTGATCTCGAGTTCCTATGCGGTCGCGAAGGGCGTGCTGACCGGACCGGACCAGTTGCATATCAGCTACATGCATTCGCCGATTCGCTATGCATGGGACCTTCAGCACCAGTACCTGAACGAGGCCGGGCTCTCGAAGGGCGTCAAGTCGGTGTTCGCGCGGGCATTGCTGCACTATATTCGCGGCTGGGACGCGCGTTCGACGAACGGCGTCGATTACCTCATCGCGAATTCGCATTTCATTGCGCGGCGCATTAGAAAGGCGTATCGGCGCGACGCGACCGTGATTTATCCGCCGGTCGATATCGCAGCGTTGCCCGTTCGCGTTCAAAAAGACGACTTCTATCTGACGGCTTCGCGCATGGTGCCGTACAAACGGATCGATCTCATCGTGAAGGCATTCTCGATGACGCCCGAGCGCCGGCTGATCGTGATCGGGGACGGCCCCGACATGCGCAAGGTGCGCGCGGCGGCCGGGCCGAACGTCTCGATACTCGGCTATCAGTCGTTCGAAGTACTGCGCGATCACCTTCAGCGTGCACGCGCGTTCGTCTACGCCGCAGAGGAAGACTTCGGCATCTCGATCATAGAAGCACAGGCTTGCGGCACGCCGGTCATCACCTACGGACGGGGCGGCGCGCTGGAGACGGTCATTGGTATCCCGAGTGAGCGCGCCACGGGTGTCTTCTTCAAGGAGCAGACGCCCGAATCGTTGAACGAAGCCGTTACGCGTTTCGAACGCAACCGGCATGCGTTCGACCCGCAGGTATGCCGCGACAATGCCGAGCGCTTCTCACGAGAGAAATTCAAGGCGGCGCTCAGGGCGTTCATCGAAGTGCAACTGGCTCGTTCTCCGTCCGAGACGATGCTCGACAGGCGGGCGGCGTCCAGAGACATTGCAGTAGAAACGGGCGTTACTGAAGCAGTCGCGTCGTCGAAGTGA